In Carya illinoinensis cultivar Pawnee chromosome 10, C.illinoinensisPawnee_v1, whole genome shotgun sequence, one DNA window encodes the following:
- the LOC122279575 gene encoding aquaporin TIP1-1, which yields MPIRNIAVGRPQEATHPEALKAALAEFISTLIFVFAGEGSGMAFNKLTDNGSTTPAGLVAASLAHAFGLFVAVSVSANISGGHVNPAVTFGAFVGGNITLLRGILYWIAQLLGSTVACLLLKFSTGGLTTSAFSLSSGVSVWNAFIFEIVMTFGLVYTVYATAVDPKKGSLGIIAPIAIGFIVGANILAGGAFDGASMNPAVSFGPALVSWSWHNHWVYWAGPLIGAAIAGLVYELVFISHTHEQLPPPDY from the exons ATGCCGATCCGGAATATTGCCGTGGGTAGGCCTCAAGAGGCTACTCACCCGGAAGCCTTGAAGGCTGCGTTGGCCGAGTTCATCTCTACACTCATTTTCGTATTTGCCGGCGAAGGATCCGGCATGGCCTTCAACAAACTCACAGACAACGGCTCCACTACCCCGGCTGGGCTTGTGGCTGCTTCCCTGGCCCACGCTTTCGGTCTTTTCGTCGCCGTCTCGGTCTCTGCCAATATCTCTGGTGGCCATGTCAACCCGGCTGTCACCTTTGGCGCCTTCGTCGGTGGTAACATCACCCTCCTGCGTGGCATCCTTTACTGGATCGCCCAGCTCCTCGGATCCACTGTTGCTTGCCTGCTTCTTAAGTTCTCCACCGGCGGCTTG ACCACCAGTGCTTTCTCCCTGTCCTCAGGAGTTAGCGTTTGGAACGCCTTCATCTTCGAGATCGTAATGACGTTTGGTTTAGTTTACACAGTCTACGCCACCGCCGTTGATCCAAAGAAAGGTAGTTTGGGGATCATCGCCCCCATTGCAATCGGTTTCATCGTGGGAGCTAATATTCTGGCGGGCGGTGCGTTCGACGGAGCTTCAATGAACCCTGCCGTGTCGTTTGGGCCCGCGCTGGTGAGCTGGTCCTGGCATAACCACTGGGTCTACTGGGCAGGGCCTCTCATCGGTGCTGCGATCGCCGGACTAGTGTACGAGTTGGTTTTCATAAGCCACACTCACGAGCAGCTGCCCCCGCCAGACTACTGA